From Scatophagus argus isolate fScaArg1 chromosome 2, fScaArg1.pri, whole genome shotgun sequence, a single genomic window includes:
- the LOC124073068 gene encoding LIM and calponin homology domains-containing protein 1-like isoform X1: MASAAAGRDVPNAPPRENSERLEPNHPEPACQEAQKWIEAVTGKSFGDKDFRSGLENGILLCELLSAIKPGLVKKINRLPTPIAGLDNLSVFLRGCEELGLRGAQLFDPGDLQDTSIRANLKDSDCNRKLKNVLNTVFWLGKAAGGCPSYGGPSLNLKEFEGLLAQMRVESEEAGESPQKGSVRDSGYDCWDSERSESLSPPRHTRDNSLDSLDSFGSRSQHSPSPDVVNRGNSDGRGSDSEADGSGRRPDVRKDDMLARRTASSESRSSIPFNQFLPNRSNVTSYIPTPRRKPHAEEGEQRSHPQATPEQGKRAGTHHKTPKTVTWAPENNGEKLRREEEKVTQEVLEQRKLQKLEKAGIKVLPAAVRYSSPPTMEEQVVRSPSPNIILRCENDFLSSQKSALDSCSDGEEDAEVRKVPDVHRDDLASRRAHRSPVAPKVHQFVPPPICSNKDRQRWEGIRQASQKTLQEKEISDKEVVPDIITRKENPFLNSASRREKEEDEEEEGEEGKVKTVPNKEKDDLAQRRAQSRPLPHRDGPVSFVSTSMSHSDMQKWERLKMTEPSEASPAPVCQACLEKNYGGPFSGSAKAGRGHSKVVTFGGVTEIKQPIDTVMSSEGEETELLRRLLSKATVAMPTIGLGSQLSEREHSQVDGADLNQTIPPSADLAPWTPETPPTPTELDARLAQYERSTEEEEEEEEEERVPDLQKDDMMARRTGVFHKQTTATVTYNRFLPLPASKRCTQGEVTNDAAPQSRRKVQADRSRTLNIRAAPQQPRVPMEPAQPPPDATVMRATSHSEREYDEDEDEYDENRPVPDLEKDDMMARRTGSFPKPGAVRANQSINQFLPVPGSTKYNIAPVSAMKPLHSRPKLTEKVASDSSIVTMQAELQSLPSKAPTLPENEGLRKRQEEDGKQERDMTIPNASVTDVTKPLSPPSLTPPPSPAAQTCKVEADLEKQSPKERVEEEVEERKWNVNEEPRKKPFWLDDDDLPPMMMSRRVAFMSEDPESVSMSDMLNEEEVEHLPPLSHSRYERMHEQYNSFLEEEDHWQDDLARWKNRRRSASQELIRKEEERKRMEKRMKEEASDSHKRKSIKTYKEIVEEKERREAELCEAYRNAATPEEAAMVLQRYALRFTISDATLDSLKLPRSSSKPKQDPNHVEKEHKTSTMSDSETSDPLHKQEPAAATDRVPTKPQEIETEAAAQQETSVSVPSSSPTPSSPLSPVKNSENVPHQSLQLNEPKSELVESPATHEKLLITGDAKPQIKHTQTAEVQCHSTQPVHTLPSPPSVCPRPVNLLAAKPYCQPRSTQSGHKPVKMEGLVRVNGETVEDLSTPATSAQHSPQELKDVPSEQTAASQEAVEQTPPPQTEKATPSSGSAISSLIGGRNCIITTTIVTELTHVEPHHPDIQSNGQVNGATVLSEEKNAQPATSPNSMRDYSPTVTEGLEESSMTIETPMLNLAKRVNHWVWDPNEERKRLESWQQEQERLLQEQYQREQEKLKKEWEKAQLEVEEEERKHNEEERKILEETVTPLTPTSLLNQQSGQTGTTFSTPKNDTEMANAPLQRNGQRISTGNEDQHASKLHFFRDSTCDDEPSKKQELWKTASLDRNPQLNQAHIVKRSESHDAVTCKQPSSPSSPQPPSPSRCVSGKRLCSGCSQPLGKGAAMIIDTLGLFFHMQCFKCGVCSGQLGDATAGTDVRIRNGLLSCHECYIASRGRGQPTTL, translated from the exons GCCGTAACGGGGAAGAGCTTTGGAGACAAGGACTTCCGCAGCGGATTGGAGAACGGCATCCTGTTATGCGA GCTGCTGAGCGCAATCAAACCAGGGCTGGTCAAGAAGATCAACAGACTGCCCACCCCCATTGCTGGGCTG GACAACCTGTCAGTCTTCCTGAGGGGCTGTGAGGAATTGGGCTTGAGGGGCGCCCAGCTGTTTGACCCCGGGGACTTGCAAGACACTTCAATACGAGCTAACCTCAA ggaTTCTGACTGCAACcgcaaactgaaaaat GTGCTGAACACAGTGTTCTGGCTTGGGAAGGCTGCCGGCGGCTGCCCCTCTTACGGCGGCCCTTCTCTCAACCTCAAGGAGTTTGAAGGGCTTCTTGCTCAAATGAGGGTG gAGAGCGAGGAAGCAGGGGAGAGTCCCCAGAAGGGCAGCGTCAGAGACAGCGGTTACGACTGCTGGGACTCTGAGAGGAGtgagtctctctctccaccacGACACACTCGTGACAACTCCCTAGACAG TCTCGACTCCTTTGGCTCCCGCTCACAGCACAGCCCTTCTCCTGATGTGGTGAATCGAGGCAACAGCGATG GGCGAGGCAGCGACTCGGAGGCCGACGGCTCCGGCAGGAGGCCAGATGTGCGGAAGGACGACATGTTGGCCAGACGGACTGCCAGCAGCGAATCAAGAAGCTCCATTCCCTTTAACCAGTTTCTTCCCAACCGTTCCAATGTCACCTCCTACATCCCAACTCCACGGCGGAAACCACatgcagaggagggagagcaacGGAG TCACCCTCAAGCCACTCCAGAGCAGGGCAAAAGAGCTGGAACGCACCATAAAACTCCCAAAACTGTCACTTGGGCACCTGAGAACAATGGAGAGAAACTAAGACgggaagaggagaaggtgaCCCAGGAAGTGTTGGAGCAGCGGAAGCTGCAGAAGTTGGAGAAGGCAGGGATCAAAGTTCTGCCTGCTGCCGTTCGCTACAGCAG CCCTCCCACAATGGAGGAACAGGTGGTCAGGTCGCCGTCCCCGAACATCATCCTTCGCTGCGAGAATGACTTTTTGAGCTCTCAGAAATCCGCCTTGGACTCCTGCTCTGATGGGGAAGAGGATGCAGAGGTGCGGAAAGTTCCGGATGTACACAGAGATGACCTGGCATCAAGACGGGCTCATCGCAGCCCCGTTGCTCCAAAGGTGCATCAGTTTGTCCCTCCACCTATATGTAGCAACAAAGACCGACAGCGCTGGGAAGGGATTAGACAAGCCTCgcagaaaacactgcaggagAAGGAAATAAG TGACAAGGAAGTGGTCCCTGACATCATTACACGAAAAGAGAACCCCTTCCTAAACTCAGCCTCTCGCcgtgagaaagaggaggatgaggaggaagagggagaagagggaaagGTTAAGACGGTGCCTAATAAGGAGAAGGATGACTTGGCTCAAAGGCGGGCTCAGAGTAGGCCCCTCCCTCATAGGGACGGACCAGTAAGCTTTGTGTCTACCTCCATGAGCCACTCCGATATGCAGAAGTGGGAGAGGCTCAAGATGACTGAACCCAG TGAGGCTAGCCCGGCCCCTGTGTGTCAGGCTTGTCTGGAGAAAAATTATGGAGGTCCTTTCAGCGGATCAGCAAAAGCTGGACGAGGTCACAGCAAAGTTGTGACCTTTGGGGGCGTGACTGAGATCAAGCAGCCAATAGACACAGTCATGTCAAGTGAAGGGGAGGAGACTGAGTTGCTAAGACGACTCCTTTCCAAGGCAACTGTAGCCATGCCTACCATTGGCCTGGGCTCCCAGCTTTCAGAGCGGGAACACAG CCAGGTAGATGGCGCTGACCTCAATCAAACTATACCTCCCTCTGCTGACCTCGCACCATGGACCCCTGAAACTCCTCCTACTCCTACAGAGCTGGATGCACGTCTAGCTCAGTATGAACGtagcacagaggaggaggaggaggaagaggaagaggagagggtcCCAGATCTTCAGAAAGATGACATGATGGCGAGGAGGACGGGAGTTTTCCATAAACAAACCACTGCCACAGTGACTTACAACCGTTTCCTGCCTCTTCCCGCCTCCAAACGCTGCACACAAGGGGAGGTCACCAATGATGCTGCTCCACAGAGCAGAAGGAAAGTGCAGGCAGACAGGAGCAGGACACTGAACATCAG AGCGGCGCCACAGCAACCCAGAGTTCCCATGGAACCAGCTCAACCACCCCCTGACGCGACTGTGATGAGAGCAACATCTCACAGTGAGCGTGAAtatgatgaggatgaggatgagtaTGATGAAAACAGGCCTGTGCCTGACCTGGAGAAGGACGATATGATGGCTCGAAGGACCGGATCATTCCCAAAACCGGGTGCAGTCAGAGCAAATCAGTCCATCAACCAGTTCCTGCCAGTACCTGGATCAACTAAATATAATATCGCCCCAGTGTCCGCAATGAAGCCGCTACACAGCAGACCTAAACTCACAGAGAAGGTGGCTAGTGACAG CAGCATTGTTACCATGCAAGCAGAACTTCAGTCCCTGCCCTCCAAAGCCCCAACCCTCCCCGAGAATGAGGGGCTGAggaagaggcaggaggaggatggaaagcaagagagagacatGACAATCCCTAACGCCTCTGTCACAGATGTGACCAAgcccctctctcctccatcgCTGACTCCTCCGCCCAGCCCTGCTGCCCAGACTTGTAAGGTGGAGGCAGACTTGGAAAAACAGAGCCCAAAGGAAAGAgtagaggaagaggtggaggagagaaagtgGAATGTGAATGAGGAACCACGAAAGAAGCCATTCTGGCTGGATGACGATGATCTGCCTCCCATGAT GATGAGCCGACGAGTTGCTTTTATGTCTGAGGACCCTGA GAGTGTGAGCATGAGTGATATGCTTAACGAGGAAGAGGTGGAACACTTACCACCACTGAGCCACTCGCGATATGAGCGCATGCACGAACAGTACAACAGCTTTCTGGAAGAAGAGGACCACTGGCAAGAC GACTTGGCTCGCTGGAAGAATCGCCGCCGCAGCGCGTCACAGGAGCTGAtcaggaaagaggaagagaggaagaggatggagaaAAGGATGAAGGAGGAGGCAAGCGACAGCCACAAGAGGAAAAGCATTAAGACCTACAAAGAGATCGTGGAGGAGAA GGAGCgcagagaggcagagctgtGTGAAGCCTACAGGAATGCAGCGACTCCAGAGGAGGCTGCCATGGTTTTACAGCGTTATGCTCTTCGCTTTACCATCAGTGATGCAACACTGGACAGCCTAAAGCTGCCCAGATCCTCTTCAAAACCCAAACAGGATCCGAATCATGTTGAGAAGGAGCACAAAACATCAACTATGAGTGACTCTGAAACATCTGACCCTCTGCACAAACAAGAACCTGCTGCTGCAACAGACCGGGTGCCCACAAAACCTCAAGAGATTGAGACAGAGGCAGCTGCTCAACAGGAGACATCAGTGTCCGTCCCCTCCAGCTCCCCAACACCTAGCAGTCCGCTCAGCCCGGTCAAAAACTCAGAAAATGTGCCACATCAGTCACTACAACTTAATGAACCTAAATCCGAGCTGGTGGAGTCACCAGCTACACATGAAAAACTGCTGATTACAGGAGATGCAAAGCCTCAAAtcaaacacactcagactgCAGAAGTGCAGTGTCACAGCACACAGCCTGTACACACACTACCCTCCCCTCCATCTGTATGCCCCAGACCTGTAAACCTGCTGGCAGCCAAGCCCTACTGCCAGCCCAGGAGCACACAGTCTGGACACAAACCTGTTAAG ATGGAAGGCTTGGTGCGAGTGAACGGAGAAACGGTGGAGGATTTATCCACTCCGGCTACCTCGGCTCAACACTCGCCACAGGAGCTCAAAGATGTTCCCTCCGAGCAGACTGCGGCCAGTCAGGAGGCCGTGGAGCAGACGCCACCTCCGCAGACAGAAAAGGCGACCCCGTCTTCAGGCTCTGCCATCAGCTCCCTGATTGGAGGCCGAAACTGTATCATCACAACCACTATTGTGACAGAGCTCACACATGTGGAGCCGCATCATCCGGATATCCAAAGCAACGGACAG GTCAATGGTGCTACCGTGTtgtctgaggaaaaaaatgctcagCCGGCCACATCACCAAACAGCATGCGAGATTATTCTCCCACTGTCACAG AGGGACTTGAGGAAAGCAGCATGACT ATTGAGACCCCCATGTTGAACTTGGCTAAACGTGTTAATCACTGGGTCTGGGACCCCAACGAGGAGCGTAAACGCCTGGAAAGTTGGCAGCAAGAGCAGGAGCGCCTCCTACAG GAGCAATACCAGAGGGAGcaggagaagctgaagaaggagtgGGAGAAAGCACAGcttgaggtggaggaggaggagagaaagcacAATGAAGAG GAGAGAAAGATTCTTGAGGAGACTGTAACGCCCCTAACTCCCACCAGCTTGTTAAATCAGCAGTCGGGTCAAACAGGGACGACTTTTTCAACTCCAAAAAACGACACAGAAATGGCTAACGCTCCTCTGCAGAGAAATGGCCAAAGGATCTCCACAGGGAACGAGGATCAGCATGCATCAAAGCTGCATTTCTTCCGGG ATTCCACATGTGATGATGAACCCTCAAAGAAACAGGAACTGTGGAAGACGGCTTCTCTGGACCGCAACCCTCAGCTAAACCAGGCACATATTGTTAAAAG GTCTGAATCACATGACGCTGTAACCTGTAAGCAGCCATCCTCCCCTTCATCACCTCAGCCTCCCTCACCCAGCAG gtgtgttaGTGGGAAGAGACTGTGTTCTGGTTGTTCTCAGCCACTGGGAAAAGGAGCTGCCATGATCATCGACACACTGGGACTGTTTTTCCACATGCAGTGTTTCAAG TGCGGAGTGTGCAGTGGGCAGCTGGGTGACGCCACCGCAGGGACTGACGTACGCATTCGTAATGGTTTGCTGAGCTGTCATGAGTGCTATATCGCATCTCGGG gcaGAGGTCAGCCCACCACACTATGA
- the LOC124073068 gene encoding LIM and calponin homology domains-containing protein 1-like isoform X3, which produces MASAAAGRDVPNAPPRENSERLEPNHPEPACQEAQKWIEAVTGKSFGDKDFRSGLENGILLCELLSAIKPGLVKKINRLPTPIAGLDNLSVFLRGCEELGLRGAQLFDPGDLQDTSIRANLKDSDCNRKLKNVLNTVFWLGKAAGGCPSYGGPSLNLKEFEGLLAQMRVESEEAGESPQKGSVRDSGYDCWDSERSESLSPPRHTRDNSLDSLDSFGSRSQHSPSPDVVNRGNSDGRGSDSEADGSGRRPDVRKDDMLARRTASSESRSSIPFNQFLPNRSNVTSYIPTPRRKPHAEEGEQRSHPQATPEQGKRAGTHHKTPKTVTWAPENNGEKLRREEEKVTQEVLEQRKLQKLEKAGIKVLPAAVRYSSPPTMEEQVVRSPSPNIILRCENDFLSSQKSALDSCSDGEEDAEVRKVPDVHRDDLASRRAHRSPVAPKVHQFVPPPICSNKDRQRWEGIRQASQKTLQEKEISDKEVVPDIITRKENPFLNSASRREKEEDEEEEGEEGKVKTVPNKEKDDLAQRRAQSRPLPHRDGPVSFVSTSMSHSDMQKWERLKMTEPSEASPAPVCQACLEKNYGGPFSGSAKAGRGHSKVVTFGGVTEIKQPIDTVMSSEGEETELLRRLLSKATVAMPTIGLGSQLSEREHSQVDGADLNQTIPPSADLAPWTPETPPTPTELDARLAQYERSTEEEEEEEEEERVPDLQKDDMMARRTGVFHKQTTATVTYNRFLPLPASKRCTQGEVTNDAAPQSRRKVQADRSRTLNIRAAPQQPRVPMEPAQPPPDATVMRATSHSEREYDEDEDEYDENRPVPDLEKDDMMARRTGSFPKPGAVRANQSINQFLPVPGSTKYNIAPVSAMKPLHSRPKLTEKVASDSSIVTMQAELQSLPSKAPTLPENEGLRKRQEEDGKQERDMTIPNASVTDVTKPLSPPSLTPPPSPAAQTCKVEADLEKQSPKERVEEEVEERKWNVNEEPRKKPFWLDDDDLPPMMSVSMSDMLNEEEVEHLPPLSHSRYERMHEQYNSFLEEEDHWQDDLARWKNRRRSASQELIRKEEERKRMEKRMKEEASDSHKRKSIKTYKEIVEEKERREAELCEAYRNAATPEEAAMVLQRYALRFTISDATLDSLKLPRSSSKPKQDPNHVEKEHKTSTMSDSETSDPLHKQEPAAATDRVPTKPQEIETEAAAQQETSVSVPSSSPTPSSPLSPVKNSENVPHQSLQLNEPKSELVESPATHEKLLITGDAKPQIKHTQTAEVQCHSTQPVHTLPSPPSVCPRPVNLLAAKPYCQPRSTQSGHKPVKMEGLVRVNGETVEDLSTPATSAQHSPQELKDVPSEQTAASQEAVEQTPPPQTEKATPSSGSAISSLIGGRNCIITTTIVTELTHVEPHHPDIQSNGQVNGATVLSEEKNAQPATSPNSMRDYSPTVTEGLEESSMTIETPMLNLAKRVNHWVWDPNEERKRLESWQQEQERLLQEQYQREQEKLKKEWEKAQLEVEEEERKHNEEERKILEETVTPLTPTSLLNQQSGQTGTTFSTPKNDTEMANAPLQRNGQRISTGNEDQHASKLHFFRDSTCDDEPSKKQELWKTASLDRNPQLNQAHIVKRSESHDAVTCKQPSSPSSPQPPSPSRCVSGKRLCSGCSQPLGKGAAMIIDTLGLFFHMQCFKCGVCSGQLGDATAGTDVRIRNGLLSCHECYIASRGRGQPTTL; this is translated from the exons GCCGTAACGGGGAAGAGCTTTGGAGACAAGGACTTCCGCAGCGGATTGGAGAACGGCATCCTGTTATGCGA GCTGCTGAGCGCAATCAAACCAGGGCTGGTCAAGAAGATCAACAGACTGCCCACCCCCATTGCTGGGCTG GACAACCTGTCAGTCTTCCTGAGGGGCTGTGAGGAATTGGGCTTGAGGGGCGCCCAGCTGTTTGACCCCGGGGACTTGCAAGACACTTCAATACGAGCTAACCTCAA ggaTTCTGACTGCAACcgcaaactgaaaaat GTGCTGAACACAGTGTTCTGGCTTGGGAAGGCTGCCGGCGGCTGCCCCTCTTACGGCGGCCCTTCTCTCAACCTCAAGGAGTTTGAAGGGCTTCTTGCTCAAATGAGGGTG gAGAGCGAGGAAGCAGGGGAGAGTCCCCAGAAGGGCAGCGTCAGAGACAGCGGTTACGACTGCTGGGACTCTGAGAGGAGtgagtctctctctccaccacGACACACTCGTGACAACTCCCTAGACAG TCTCGACTCCTTTGGCTCCCGCTCACAGCACAGCCCTTCTCCTGATGTGGTGAATCGAGGCAACAGCGATG GGCGAGGCAGCGACTCGGAGGCCGACGGCTCCGGCAGGAGGCCAGATGTGCGGAAGGACGACATGTTGGCCAGACGGACTGCCAGCAGCGAATCAAGAAGCTCCATTCCCTTTAACCAGTTTCTTCCCAACCGTTCCAATGTCACCTCCTACATCCCAACTCCACGGCGGAAACCACatgcagaggagggagagcaacGGAG TCACCCTCAAGCCACTCCAGAGCAGGGCAAAAGAGCTGGAACGCACCATAAAACTCCCAAAACTGTCACTTGGGCACCTGAGAACAATGGAGAGAAACTAAGACgggaagaggagaaggtgaCCCAGGAAGTGTTGGAGCAGCGGAAGCTGCAGAAGTTGGAGAAGGCAGGGATCAAAGTTCTGCCTGCTGCCGTTCGCTACAGCAG CCCTCCCACAATGGAGGAACAGGTGGTCAGGTCGCCGTCCCCGAACATCATCCTTCGCTGCGAGAATGACTTTTTGAGCTCTCAGAAATCCGCCTTGGACTCCTGCTCTGATGGGGAAGAGGATGCAGAGGTGCGGAAAGTTCCGGATGTACACAGAGATGACCTGGCATCAAGACGGGCTCATCGCAGCCCCGTTGCTCCAAAGGTGCATCAGTTTGTCCCTCCACCTATATGTAGCAACAAAGACCGACAGCGCTGGGAAGGGATTAGACAAGCCTCgcagaaaacactgcaggagAAGGAAATAAG TGACAAGGAAGTGGTCCCTGACATCATTACACGAAAAGAGAACCCCTTCCTAAACTCAGCCTCTCGCcgtgagaaagaggaggatgaggaggaagagggagaagagggaaagGTTAAGACGGTGCCTAATAAGGAGAAGGATGACTTGGCTCAAAGGCGGGCTCAGAGTAGGCCCCTCCCTCATAGGGACGGACCAGTAAGCTTTGTGTCTACCTCCATGAGCCACTCCGATATGCAGAAGTGGGAGAGGCTCAAGATGACTGAACCCAG TGAGGCTAGCCCGGCCCCTGTGTGTCAGGCTTGTCTGGAGAAAAATTATGGAGGTCCTTTCAGCGGATCAGCAAAAGCTGGACGAGGTCACAGCAAAGTTGTGACCTTTGGGGGCGTGACTGAGATCAAGCAGCCAATAGACACAGTCATGTCAAGTGAAGGGGAGGAGACTGAGTTGCTAAGACGACTCCTTTCCAAGGCAACTGTAGCCATGCCTACCATTGGCCTGGGCTCCCAGCTTTCAGAGCGGGAACACAG CCAGGTAGATGGCGCTGACCTCAATCAAACTATACCTCCCTCTGCTGACCTCGCACCATGGACCCCTGAAACTCCTCCTACTCCTACAGAGCTGGATGCACGTCTAGCTCAGTATGAACGtagcacagaggaggaggaggaggaagaggaagaggagagggtcCCAGATCTTCAGAAAGATGACATGATGGCGAGGAGGACGGGAGTTTTCCATAAACAAACCACTGCCACAGTGACTTACAACCGTTTCCTGCCTCTTCCCGCCTCCAAACGCTGCACACAAGGGGAGGTCACCAATGATGCTGCTCCACAGAGCAGAAGGAAAGTGCAGGCAGACAGGAGCAGGACACTGAACATCAG AGCGGCGCCACAGCAACCCAGAGTTCCCATGGAACCAGCTCAACCACCCCCTGACGCGACTGTGATGAGAGCAACATCTCACAGTGAGCGTGAAtatgatgaggatgaggatgagtaTGATGAAAACAGGCCTGTGCCTGACCTGGAGAAGGACGATATGATGGCTCGAAGGACCGGATCATTCCCAAAACCGGGTGCAGTCAGAGCAAATCAGTCCATCAACCAGTTCCTGCCAGTACCTGGATCAACTAAATATAATATCGCCCCAGTGTCCGCAATGAAGCCGCTACACAGCAGACCTAAACTCACAGAGAAGGTGGCTAGTGACAG CAGCATTGTTACCATGCAAGCAGAACTTCAGTCCCTGCCCTCCAAAGCCCCAACCCTCCCCGAGAATGAGGGGCTGAggaagaggcaggaggaggatggaaagcaagagagagacatGACAATCCCTAACGCCTCTGTCACAGATGTGACCAAgcccctctctcctccatcgCTGACTCCTCCGCCCAGCCCTGCTGCCCAGACTTGTAAGGTGGAGGCAGACTTGGAAAAACAGAGCCCAAAGGAAAGAgtagaggaagaggtggaggagagaaagtgGAATGTGAATGAGGAACCACGAAAGAAGCCATTCTGGCTGGATGACGATGATCTGCCTCCCATGAT GAGTGTGAGCATGAGTGATATGCTTAACGAGGAAGAGGTGGAACACTTACCACCACTGAGCCACTCGCGATATGAGCGCATGCACGAACAGTACAACAGCTTTCTGGAAGAAGAGGACCACTGGCAAGAC GACTTGGCTCGCTGGAAGAATCGCCGCCGCAGCGCGTCACAGGAGCTGAtcaggaaagaggaagagaggaagaggatggagaaAAGGATGAAGGAGGAGGCAAGCGACAGCCACAAGAGGAAAAGCATTAAGACCTACAAAGAGATCGTGGAGGAGAA GGAGCgcagagaggcagagctgtGTGAAGCCTACAGGAATGCAGCGACTCCAGAGGAGGCTGCCATGGTTTTACAGCGTTATGCTCTTCGCTTTACCATCAGTGATGCAACACTGGACAGCCTAAAGCTGCCCAGATCCTCTTCAAAACCCAAACAGGATCCGAATCATGTTGAGAAGGAGCACAAAACATCAACTATGAGTGACTCTGAAACATCTGACCCTCTGCACAAACAAGAACCTGCTGCTGCAACAGACCGGGTGCCCACAAAACCTCAAGAGATTGAGACAGAGGCAGCTGCTCAACAGGAGACATCAGTGTCCGTCCCCTCCAGCTCCCCAACACCTAGCAGTCCGCTCAGCCCGGTCAAAAACTCAGAAAATGTGCCACATCAGTCACTACAACTTAATGAACCTAAATCCGAGCTGGTGGAGTCACCAGCTACACATGAAAAACTGCTGATTACAGGAGATGCAAAGCCTCAAAtcaaacacactcagactgCAGAAGTGCAGTGTCACAGCACACAGCCTGTACACACACTACCCTCCCCTCCATCTGTATGCCCCAGACCTGTAAACCTGCTGGCAGCCAAGCCCTACTGCCAGCCCAGGAGCACACAGTCTGGACACAAACCTGTTAAG ATGGAAGGCTTGGTGCGAGTGAACGGAGAAACGGTGGAGGATTTATCCACTCCGGCTACCTCGGCTCAACACTCGCCACAGGAGCTCAAAGATGTTCCCTCCGAGCAGACTGCGGCCAGTCAGGAGGCCGTGGAGCAGACGCCACCTCCGCAGACAGAAAAGGCGACCCCGTCTTCAGGCTCTGCCATCAGCTCCCTGATTGGAGGCCGAAACTGTATCATCACAACCACTATTGTGACAGAGCTCACACATGTGGAGCCGCATCATCCGGATATCCAAAGCAACGGACAG GTCAATGGTGCTACCGTGTtgtctgaggaaaaaaatgctcagCCGGCCACATCACCAAACAGCATGCGAGATTATTCTCCCACTGTCACAG AGGGACTTGAGGAAAGCAGCATGACT ATTGAGACCCCCATGTTGAACTTGGCTAAACGTGTTAATCACTGGGTCTGGGACCCCAACGAGGAGCGTAAACGCCTGGAAAGTTGGCAGCAAGAGCAGGAGCGCCTCCTACAG GAGCAATACCAGAGGGAGcaggagaagctgaagaaggagtgGGAGAAAGCACAGcttgaggtggaggaggaggagagaaagcacAATGAAGAG GAGAGAAAGATTCTTGAGGAGACTGTAACGCCCCTAACTCCCACCAGCTTGTTAAATCAGCAGTCGGGTCAAACAGGGACGACTTTTTCAACTCCAAAAAACGACACAGAAATGGCTAACGCTCCTCTGCAGAGAAATGGCCAAAGGATCTCCACAGGGAACGAGGATCAGCATGCATCAAAGCTGCATTTCTTCCGGG ATTCCACATGTGATGATGAACCCTCAAAGAAACAGGAACTGTGGAAGACGGCTTCTCTGGACCGCAACCCTCAGCTAAACCAGGCACATATTGTTAAAAG GTCTGAATCACATGACGCTGTAACCTGTAAGCAGCCATCCTCCCCTTCATCACCTCAGCCTCCCTCACCCAGCAG gtgtgttaGTGGGAAGAGACTGTGTTCTGGTTGTTCTCAGCCACTGGGAAAAGGAGCTGCCATGATCATCGACACACTGGGACTGTTTTTCCACATGCAGTGTTTCAAG TGCGGAGTGTGCAGTGGGCAGCTGGGTGACGCCACCGCAGGGACTGACGTACGCATTCGTAATGGTTTGCTGAGCTGTCATGAGTGCTATATCGCATCTCGGG gcaGAGGTCAGCCCACCACACTATGA